Proteins encoded by one window of Cylindrospermum stagnale PCC 7417:
- the tnpA gene encoding IS200/IS605 family transposase: MALWRLYYHIVWATKKREPLITNDIEEKFYGYLIGKADHLGCIIHAIGGIQDHIHFVVSIPPKLSIAEFVKTLKGSSSYHYNHSLGNLKQQFAWQEGYGVFSIGGKQLQEAIDYVHNQKIHHLQGTTIALLEQETDLDKPPQTPKK; encoded by the coding sequence ATGGCTTTGTGGCGGTTGTATTATCATATTGTTTGGGCTACGAAAAAACGCGAGCCTTTGATCACTAATGATATAGAGGAAAAATTTTATGGTTATTTAATTGGGAAGGCCGATCATTTAGGGTGTATCATTCATGCTATTGGTGGAATTCAAGACCATATTCATTTCGTGGTGTCTATTCCTCCTAAATTATCTATTGCTGAATTTGTGAAAACTTTAAAAGGTAGTAGTTCCTATCATTATAATCATTCTTTAGGTAATCTAAAGCAACAATTTGCTTGGCAGGAGGGATATGGTGTATTTTCTATAGGCGGTAAGCAATTACAAGAAGCCATTGATTATGTGCATAATCAAAAAATACATCATTTGCAGGGAACGACAATTGCATTATTAGAACAAGAAACAGATTTAGATAAACCTCCTCAAACCCCAAAAAAATAA
- a CDS encoding SpoIID/LytB domain-containing protein has product MKFQLFLGALLSQIKGRHWWIGIFFWMALVAPAQASVILRVAIERGVNQVKIGASTTAMVKDSAGRTLGQLPAMSAFSAQAIPGGVALDRWRSGLFWIEPTGKGFVYIGDRWYRGRTLVVPTEKGLTAVNWVDLEEYLYSVIGGEMNTSWPQEALKAQAIAARTYALYERERQRNNPVYDVGDSPDRWQIYKGVISESRNTYNPVDATAGKVLTYNNKIILSVFHACSGGHTENVEDVWTSKEPYLRAVQDYDQNISECNWVKTFTPREISARISGVGNVKSMTPESFSPFRSVKMLKIIGDRGTKVLQGEEVRTALRLKSTRFSVSKGANGSFVLQGSGYGHAVGMSQWGAYSLAKRGANYLQILGHYYQGVALTPIQAK; this is encoded by the coding sequence ATGAAATTCCAACTGTTCTTAGGCGCTTTACTTTCCCAGATTAAAGGACGTCATTGGTGGATAGGTATCTTTTTCTGGATGGCTTTGGTTGCTCCTGCTCAAGCATCCGTAATTCTGCGTGTGGCAATTGAGAGGGGTGTAAATCAGGTAAAAATCGGCGCTTCCACGACTGCAATGGTCAAAGATAGTGCTGGTCGTACTCTCGGACAATTACCGGCGATGAGTGCGTTTTCTGCCCAAGCGATTCCTGGTGGAGTAGCTTTGGATCGGTGGCGGTCTGGTTTATTTTGGATTGAGCCGACAGGTAAGGGATTCGTTTATATTGGCGATCGCTGGTATCGGGGTAGAACTCTTGTTGTACCCACAGAAAAAGGCTTAACCGCTGTTAATTGGGTTGATTTAGAAGAATATCTCTACAGCGTTATCGGTGGCGAAATGAATACTAGCTGGCCCCAAGAAGCCCTGAAAGCCCAAGCGATCGCCGCCCGTACCTACGCCCTCTACGAACGGGAGAGACAGCGCAATAATCCCGTTTATGATGTAGGCGATAGCCCGGATCGCTGGCAAATTTACAAAGGTGTAATTAGTGAATCTCGTAACACTTATAACCCCGTGGACGCCACAGCAGGAAAGGTACTAACTTATAACAACAAAATTATTCTCTCGGTCTTTCATGCTTGTTCTGGCGGACACACCGAAAACGTTGAAGATGTTTGGACAAGCAAGGAGCCTTACCTGCGTGCTGTGCAAGACTACGATCAAAATATCAGCGAGTGCAATTGGGTAAAAACCTTCACCCCTAGGGAAATTAGCGCCAGAATTTCTGGTGTAGGCAATGTAAAAAGTATGACTCCAGAGTCCTTCTCGCCTTTCCGCAGCGTGAAAATGTTAAAAATTATCGGTGACAGGGGCACAAAAGTGTTACAAGGCGAAGAAGTGCGGACTGCCCTCAGACTTAAAAGTACACGTTTTAGCGTCAGCAAAGGGGCAAATGGTAGCTTTGTCTTGCAAGGTTCAGGCTATGGTCATGCTGTAGGTATGAGTCAGTGGGGGGCTTACAGTTTGGCTAAACGAGGAGCGAACTATTTGCAAATTTTAGGGCATTATTACCAAGGCGTAGCTTTAACACCTATTCAGGCTAAGTAG